The Rana temporaria chromosome 4, aRanTem1.1, whole genome shotgun sequence genome contains a region encoding:
- the LOC120937467 gene encoding protein ALP1-like translates to MASGSQYFNYKKYFSFVLMAVADANYCFTYIDIGSYGSSADSAIFGNSSFGQLLRTDGLDLPQNSPLPGTNGPPLPSVFVGDEAFALNTHLLRPYSGHNLNEDKRIFNYRLSRARRVVECAFGILANKWRVLHTPIVLNMQNAISAVEAACALHNFVRQRDGLDYEEPVHETLERAHWTGVRGNTQGTHVREQYAAYFVSPEGQVPWQLNSI, encoded by the coding sequence ATGGCTAGTGGGAGCCAGTATTTCAATTATAAGAAATACTTTTCATTCGTCTTAATGGCTGTGGCTGATGCCAATTATTGCTTTACCTATATTGACATTGGTTCCTATGGAAGTAGTGCAGACTCAGCGATTTTTGGGAACTCCTCTTTTGGGCAATTACTTCGAACAGATGGTCTGGACCTTCCACAAAATAGTCCACTCCCGGGCACAAACGGCCCTCCCCTACCAAGTGTCTTTGTGGGTGATGAGGCTTTTGCTCTGAACACACACCTACTTCGGCCTTATTCAGGACATAATCTGAACGAAGACAAACGCATATTCAACTACCGGCTTAGCAGAGCACGCCGCGTAGTTGAGTGTGCTTTTGGAATTTTGGCGAACAAGTGGAGGGTTCTCCACACACCGATTGTCCTCAACATGCAAAATGCCATTAGTGCTGTAGAAGCGGCGTGTGCCTTGCACAATTTTGTCAGGCAGCGCGATGGTCTAGATTACGAGGAGCCAGTCCATGAGACTCTGGAAAGAGCTCATTGGACTGGTGTACGTGGGAACACACAGGGGACACATGTCCGTGAACAGTATGCGGCATACTTTGTCTCTCCTGAAGGGCAGGTCCCTTGGCAGCTCAATTCCATTTAA